ACTGCGTCTTCGCTTGCGTTTCAGTCGTCAGCGTTGGGTGGCCGCAGAATAGTATCTTCGGCCAAAGGCAGCAGATCAGGATGATCCAGCGTGTAGTGCAGGCCCCGGCTTTCCCGGCGCTGCATGGCCGAGCAGATGATCAGGTCCGCCACCAGGGCCAGGTTGCGCAGTTCAAGCAAGTCGCGGGTCACCCGGTAGTTGCTGTAGAACTCGTGAATCTCTCCCAATAACAGATCAACCCGGTGCTTGGCCCGCTGCAGCCGTTTATTGGTGCGCACGATGCCTACGTAGTCCCACATGAAGCGCCGCAGCTCATCCCAGTTGTGCGAAATGATGACGTCTTCGTCCGAGTCGGTGACCTGGCTTTCGTCCCATTGGGGTAATTGCTCGGGCATCGTCACTGAGCCGACCTTGTCGCTAATGTCGCGGCTGGCGCTGCGGCCGTAAACAATGCACTCGAGCAAAGAATTGCTGGCCATGCGATTGGCACCGTGCAAACCGGTGAAACTGGTTTCCCCGATCGCATACAGGCCGGCTACATCGGTATGTCCGGCACTATCGACCACAACACCGCCACAGGTATAGTGCGCTGCCGGGACAACCGGAATGGGTTCACGGGTAATGTCGATACCAAAGCTCAGACAGCGCTCGTACACGGTCGGAAAATGCTGACGAATGAACTCGGCCGGTTTGTGGCTGATATCGAGGTATACGCAGTCCAGGCCCAGGCGTTTCATTTCATGGTCAATGGCGCGGGCGACAATATCGCGCGGTGCCAGCTCGGCGCGAGAGTCAAAGCGTGGCATGAAGCGCTGGCCATTGGGTAATTTGAGCAATGCGCCTTCACCACGCAGCGCTTCGGTAACCAGAAAGCTTTTTGCTTTGGGGTGATAGAGACAGGTGGGGTGGAACTGGTTGAATTCCATATTGGCCACCCGGCAACCGGCGCGCCAGGCCATGGCAATTCCGTCGCCAGAGGCGCTGTCCGGATTGCTGGTGTACAGATACACTTTGCTGGCGCCACCGGTAGCCAGCACGGTAAAGCGTGCGGCAAAGGTTTCCACATGCCCGCTCTGGCGGTTCAGGATATAGGCACCCAGGCAGCGCTGGCCGTTGAGGCCAAGCTTGCTGCTGGTAATCAGGTCAACGGCCACCCGGTCTTCCAGCAGGTCGATGCCCGGATGGGCGACTGCTTTGGCGAACAGCGTGTTGAAGATGGCAGCGCCGGTGGCATCGGCGGCGTGAATGATACGTCGGTGGCTGTGTCCGCCTTCGCGCGTCAGGTGAAAATCTTCACTTTCGCTGCCATCGGCAAGACGATCACGGGTGAAAGGCACCCCCTGATCAATCAACCAGCCTATGGCTGCCTTGCTGTCACCGACAATCTGGCGCACGGCTTTTTCATGGCACAAGCCGCCACCGGCGTCCAGGGTGTCCTGGACGTGCGCATCCACGGTGTCGTTGTCGTCCAGCACCGCAGCGACGCCGCCTTGAGCCCAGTATGTCGAGCCTTCTGACAGTTTGCCCTTGCTCAGAACCGCCACTCGCAAACTGTCGGCCAGCTCCAGCGCCAGGGTCAAACCGGCGGCTCCGCTGCCAATTACCAGAACATCATACTCATGGCGCATTGTCATAATGGAGTTGGCTGCCCGTTCCGTATTCGCTTGTTGTCGTCAGATTGCGCGAGTATATCTGACCACTGGGCGCGCGTACTATCTTTCAGTGGTCGCCAAAGATGACGGAAAGGGTTGCCTTGCTGCCTGAAAAGTTTGTCGTCGGGGTATGCTGAGGCTGCTTTATCGGCGTGTGAGTTGTTATCATTTGCTGCCGGAGTCGGCTTTGCGGATATTTTTGCGCAGGCTGACGCCGATCCGGAGTCATTGAATCGAATGCTGGTCCGTGGAACTTTCAGAGCGTTACGCGCTCCCATAAAGGAACCAGCGCAAGGGGAGAACTTTTGTCTAGATTGTGGGTCTATCACAGCAGGATGTTGGTGCGATTACAGTCGGCCCACGTTGTTGAGGTTTTGCCGCGATGAATGCCCAGGACGACCAGCAGCTGGTCGAGCGGGTCCAGCGTGGTGACAAGCGCGCCTTTGACCTCCTTGTACTGAAATATCAGCACAAGATCCTGGCACTGGTGACGCGCTTTGTGCATGACAGCCATGAGGCACAGGATGTGGCTCAGGAAGCATTTATCAAGGCGTATCGTGCGCTACCCAATTTTCGTGGCGATAGCGCTTTTTACACCTGGCTGTACCGGATTGCGATCAATACAGCCAAGAATTATCTGGTCGCCCGCGGGCGGCGGCCGCCAGATTCGGATATTGCCGCGGATGAAGCGGAATATCATGAGGGTGACAGTGCGTTGAAGGACTTGCACTCCCCGGAACGTGAGCTGTTGCGTGATGAAATTGAGCAGGTGGTCAATCGTACCCTGCAACAACTGCCGGATGATTTGCGTACCGCGTTGACCTTGCGTGAATTCGAAGGTTTGAGTTATGAAGACATTGCCAGTGTCATGGGTTGCCCGGTGGGCACCGTCAGGTCACGTATCTTCAGGGCACGTGAGGCAATAGACAAGGCGTTGCAACCCTTGATGGAAACATGAGCAGGTTGCAAGCACCAGCAGCAGAGGCCCCAAGGGCATAGCAGAGGTATAGCGATGAAGAGCGAAACCATGCAGGAATCATTGTCCGCCGTAATGGATGGTGAAGCTGATGAACTGGAGTTGCGCCGTTTTCTTCAGGCCACCGAGCAGGATTCCGCATTGCGTGAACGCTGGCGACGGTATCAACTGGCGCGTGCGGCCCTGCATGCAGAGGCTTGCCAGCCTCGAGTGGATCTGTCGGCTGGTATCGCTGCCGCGCTCGCCGATGAACCTGTTGTGAGTCGCCCGTCTTCTGCCCGTCGCTGGATGGCGTCAGGTCTGGGACGAGCTGCTGTAGCGGCTTCTGTGACTCTGGCGGTGCTGGTCGGGGTGCGCATGACAACCCTCGATTCTTCCGTCGACACCACAACGCCGCTGGCGGATGTTGGTGATGCTGCGCAAGAATGGTCACCGGCTCCGGTTTCCGGTGTGGGCGGCAGCGCCATGTTGACCGGTTTCCCTCGCCCCACGCAGGGCCAGATGGATCAGCCTCAGGTACAATCCCCGACTGCCTGGCATGAGCAGCGTATTGGTAGTTATCTGCGGCAACACGCCGAGCACGGCGCTGGTTTCAATATGCCCCACGTGTTGCCCTACGCCCGGGCTGCCAGCCTGGAAGGTCGCTGATGCCGTCATTTGTGCGCCGTTGTAGTGGTGGTCTGCTGGTTTTGTTGCTGGTGGCGCCACTGGCGCTGGCTGAAGAAGCGCGCGACTGGCTGCAGCGGATGACCTCTGCCAGCCAGCAGCATGGCTATCAGGGTTCCTTTGTCTATGAGCGCGCGGGACATTTCACGACTCATCATATCTGGCGTCAGGTAACTGATCAGGGCGTCGTCGAGCGCATGGTGCGCACCGATGGCCCAGCGCATGAATGGCTGCGGCAGAACGGCATGCTGGTATGCGCCAGCTCACTGGAGGTGGCGAGTAGTATCGGTACTGGCAGCCGGGTGAACGAACAGACTGCGCTACTGCACAATTGGTATGTGTTGCAGGTTCTGGGGCAGACTCGGGTGGCAGCTCGTCCGGCGGTGGTTGTTTCGTTGCAGCCCCGTGATGCTTTCCGCTATGCCTATGAACTGTATCTGGATAGTGAAACCGGTTTATTGCTCAAATCCCTGTTGATCAATGAGCGCGACACCTTGATGGAGCGATTCCAGTTCACTACGCTGGATTACTCGCCACTCGATCCGTCTGCCCTGGAGCCTGGCAGCACCTGTCTGCCACTTCTGGAAACCCGGGCTCACGCCCCCGAGCAGCCTGTGGCTGTGTCGGCAGGCTGGCTGCCACCCGGGTTCACTCTGGCTTATGAACATGCCAGCCCGGGTGATGACAATGGCTTGTTGACTCAGGTCTACACGGATGGGCTTGCTCGTTTCAGCATCTTTATCGAGCCTCTGTTGCAACAGGATCAGGCTGATGATCTCAGAGCCCAGCTTGGCCCAACTGTTGCCGTCAGCCGTACCGTGCAAACTCCTCAGAATGATTATCTGGCTACCGTAGTGGGTGAGTTGCCGGCGGCAGCGGCGGAACGAATAGCCAATGCTCTGGAAGGTGGGATGCCGTGATTGAGGAACGGGGTAGGGTGCTGAGTGTCGAGGCGGATGCGGTCTGGGTCGAGACGATGCGCCAGAGTACCTGTGGTAGCTGCCAGGCCCGCGCGGGTTGTGGGTCGGCCCTGTTGCAGAAGGTCGGCATTGGCAATCGCTTGGGGTTTATTCGGGTGAGCACCGACCGATCCTTGCAAGTGGGCGATCAGGTCACTATCGGTGTGCCGGAACAGGCCGTGGTCATGAGCTCGTTGTTGATGTATCTGCTGCCGCTGGTGTTGATGTTTGCTGCCGGGTTGCTGTTGCAAGAGGCCGGGTTGGGTGAGCCGCTGGTTATCCTGGGTGCCTTCTCGGGTCTGATTGCCGGTTTCGCTGTTGCGCGGGCCTGGGCCGGGCGGCGGGGAAGCAAGGCGTTGTTGCAGCCGCTGGTGCTGACTGGGCCGCTGCCTGATGGCCCGCAAACTGTCGAATTGAATTCTTGTCGTGATTGAAAAGGAGTGGGGGATGATGTCTGTGCAACGCTGGTTGACTGTGACTGTCACGCTGTTACTGCTGAGTTGGCAGAGTGCCGTGCTGGCGCGGGCCAATTTGCCGGATTTTACCGATCTGGTTGAAGATGCCTCCCCGGCGGTGGTTAATATCAGTACCCGTCAGACGGCGCCGCAGGCTGTCAACGGACTTCCCGGCATGCCGGACATGGAGGGGTTGCCGCCGATCTTTCGTGAGTTCTTTGAGCGTGGCATTCCGCAGGAGCGTGCTCCGCGCCAGCGTCAGGCACCGCAGTCACTGGGTTCGGGCTTTATTATCTCGAAAGATGGTTACGTGTTGACCAATAATCACGTAGTGGCTGATGCTGATGAAATCTTTGTGCGACTGGATGATCGGCGAGAGTTGACCGCTGAGTTGGTGGGTGCTGACCCACGCTCGGATCTGGCACTGTTGAAAATCGAGACTGATGATGATCTCCCGGTGGTGCGAATTGGCAAGTCAGCCGATCTCAAGCCCGGTGAGTGGGTGTTGGCGATTGGTTCTCCGTTCGGCTTTGACTATTCGGTAACTGCCGGTGTTGTCAGCGCCAAGGGACGCAGTCTGCCGAACGAAAATTATGTGCCCTTCATCCAGACCGATGTCGCGATCAATCCTGGCAATTCCGGTGGCCCGTTGTTCAATCTGGATGGTGAAGTGGTTGGTATCAATTCTCAGATCTTTACCCGTTCCGGGGGGTTCATGGGTCTATCCTTCGCCATTCCGATAGATGTTGCCATGGATGTCGTCGCGCAGATCAAGGATCAGGGGAGTGTGCAGCGTGGCTGGCTTGGCGTGGTGATTCAGGAGGTCAACAAGGATCTGGCCGAATCCTTCGGTCTGCCACGCCCGGCGGGCGCACTGATTGCGCAGATCATGCCGGACGGCCCTGCAGACACGGGCGGGCTGCAAGTGGGTGACGTGATTCTCAGCTTCAATGGTGAAGACATCGACATGTCATCGGATCTACCGCATGCCGTCGGGCGTCTTCGCCCGGGGACTGAAGCCAGTTTGGTGGTCATGCGCGAAAAACGCCGACGCACCATCACACTTGAAGTGGGCGCACTGCCGGAAGACGGTGCGGCTGCGGCACCAGCCAGCGCACCGCAAAGCCAGGAAGCTGAAGATAATCGCCTGGGTATCAGTGTTGCCGAGCTGACAGACGAGCAAAAACGTAACCTGGATGTGCGTGCCGGGGTGGTCGTGCGTCAGGTCCGTCCGGGCGCCGGTGCCATGGTGGGGCTGCGCAACGGTGATATCATCACCAACCTGAACAACAAGCTGATTGACTCGATCGAAACCTTCGAAACGGTGACCCGGGAGCTGCCGAGCAATCGCTCTGTCTCCATGCGGGTGATTCGCCAGGGCCGGGCCAGTTACATCACCTTCCGTCTGGCTGACTGAGAACGTCCCCACCAGCAAAAGTACCGGGCTTTTGCTGGTGGGTGCCATGGCACCCATTCGTCAGATCAGGTACACTCGCGGGCTGTTTTCGGGGCAATTCCCCGTGTTCTTGCCTGCTGGCTGTGCCAGTCGCGCCTCCGTGGCTTGCGGCGGTCTGCCCATCCGGCGACTCATCTCTGGAAAAGACTGCTGTGAGTGACCTGAGCCTTATTCGTAATTTCTCCATTATCGCCCACATTGACCACGGTAAATCGACCCTGGCAGATCGTTTTATTCAGGTCTGTGGTGGCCTGACTGAGCGGGAGATGGCTGAGCAGGTCCTGGATTCCATGGATCTGGAACGCGAGCGTGGCATTACCATCAAGGCGCACAGCGTTACCCTGTACTATCCGGCCAAAGATGGCAAAACCTACCAGCTCAACTTTATCGATACGCCCGGTCACGTTGATTTTCATTATGAAGTCAGCCGCTCGCTGTCGGCTTGCGAGGGCGCTCTGCTGGTGGTGGATGCCGCGCAGGGAGTAGAAGCGCAATCGGTTGCCAACTGCTACACCGCTATTGAGCAAGGCCTCGAAGTCATGCCGGTGCTGAACAAGATTGACCTGCCGCAGGCCGATCCGGAACGGGTAAAGGGCGAAATTGAAAGTGTTATCGGGATTGACGCCACCGACGCTGTCGAGTGCAGTGCCAAGAGTGGGCTCGGTGTTGAAGATGTGCTGGAGCGGCTGGTTGCAGTTATTCCTCCGCCGACTGGCGATATTGAAGCGCCGTTGCAGGCGTTGATCATCGATTCCTGGTTTGACAACTATCTCGGTGTCGTGTCGCTGGTTCGCATCCGTCAGGGTCGCATCAAGAAAGGTGACAAGGTGTTGGTC
This sequence is a window from Halopseudomonas salegens. Protein-coding genes within it:
- the nadB gene encoding L-aspartate oxidase, with the protein product MTMRHEYDVLVIGSGAAGLTLALELADSLRVAVLSKGKLSEGSTYWAQGGVAAVLDDNDTVDAHVQDTLDAGGGLCHEKAVRQIVGDSKAAIGWLIDQGVPFTRDRLADGSESEDFHLTREGGHSHRRIIHAADATGAAIFNTLFAKAVAHPGIDLLEDRVAVDLITSSKLGLNGQRCLGAYILNRQSGHVETFAARFTVLATGGASKVYLYTSNPDSASGDGIAMAWRAGCRVANMEFNQFHPTCLYHPKAKSFLVTEALRGEGALLKLPNGQRFMPRFDSRAELAPRDIVARAIDHEMKRLGLDCVYLDISHKPAEFIRQHFPTVYERCLSFGIDITREPIPVVPAAHYTCGGVVVDSAGHTDVAGLYAIGETSFTGLHGANRMASNSLLECIVYGRSASRDISDKVGSVTMPEQLPQWDESQVTDSDEDVIISHNWDELRRFMWDYVGIVRTNKRLQRAKHRVDLLLGEIHEFYSNYRVTRDLLELRNLALVADLIICSAMQRRESRGLHYTLDHPDLLPLAEDTILRPPNADD
- the rpoE gene encoding RNA polymerase sigma factor RpoE, giving the protein MNAQDDQQLVERVQRGDKRAFDLLVLKYQHKILALVTRFVHDSHEAQDVAQEAFIKAYRALPNFRGDSAFYTWLYRIAINTAKNYLVARGRRPPDSDIAADEAEYHEGDSALKDLHSPERELLRDEIEQVVNRTLQQLPDDLRTALTLREFEGLSYEDIASVMGCPVGTVRSRIFRAREAIDKALQPLMET
- a CDS encoding sigma-E factor negative regulatory protein produces the protein MKSETMQESLSAVMDGEADELELRRFLQATEQDSALRERWRRYQLARAALHAEACQPRVDLSAGIAAALADEPVVSRPSSARRWMASGLGRAAVAASVTLAVLVGVRMTTLDSSVDTTTPLADVGDAAQEWSPAPVSGVGGSAMLTGFPRPTQGQMDQPQVQSPTAWHEQRIGSYLRQHAEHGAGFNMPHVLPYARAASLEGR
- a CDS encoding MucB/RseB C-terminal domain-containing protein encodes the protein MPSFVRRCSGGLLVLLLVAPLALAEEARDWLQRMTSASQQHGYQGSFVYERAGHFTTHHIWRQVTDQGVVERMVRTDGPAHEWLRQNGMLVCASSLEVASSIGTGSRVNEQTALLHNWYVLQVLGQTRVAARPAVVVSLQPRDAFRYAYELYLDSETGLLLKSLLINERDTLMERFQFTTLDYSPLDPSALEPGSTCLPLLETRAHAPEQPVAVSAGWLPPGFTLAYEHASPGDDNGLLTQVYTDGLARFSIFIEPLLQQDQADDLRAQLGPTVAVSRTVQTPQNDYLATVVGELPAAAAERIANALEGGMP
- a CDS encoding SoxR reducing system RseC family protein, with amino-acid sequence MIEERGRVLSVEADAVWVETMRQSTCGSCQARAGCGSALLQKVGIGNRLGFIRVSTDRSLQVGDQVTIGVPEQAVVMSSLLMYLLPLVLMFAAGLLLQEAGLGEPLVILGAFSGLIAGFAVARAWAGRRGSKALLQPLVLTGPLPDGPQTVELNSCRD
- a CDS encoding DegQ family serine endoprotease gives rise to the protein MSVQRWLTVTVTLLLLSWQSAVLARANLPDFTDLVEDASPAVVNISTRQTAPQAVNGLPGMPDMEGLPPIFREFFERGIPQERAPRQRQAPQSLGSGFIISKDGYVLTNNHVVADADEIFVRLDDRRELTAELVGADPRSDLALLKIETDDDLPVVRIGKSADLKPGEWVLAIGSPFGFDYSVTAGVVSAKGRSLPNENYVPFIQTDVAINPGNSGGPLFNLDGEVVGINSQIFTRSGGFMGLSFAIPIDVAMDVVAQIKDQGSVQRGWLGVVIQEVNKDLAESFGLPRPAGALIAQIMPDGPADTGGLQVGDVILSFNGEDIDMSSDLPHAVGRLRPGTEASLVVMREKRRRTITLEVGALPEDGAAAAPASAPQSQEAEDNRLGISVAELTDEQKRNLDVRAGVVVRQVRPGAGAMVGLRNGDIITNLNNKLIDSIETFETVTRELPSNRSVSMRVIRQGRASYITFRLAD